The genome window GCGCTGCACGGATTCGGCGACGCGGGGATTCTCCCGCAGGCAAGCGAGGAAGTCGTTACGGGTCACCACCCGACCGACCACGACCCCGCAGCTGGTGACAGTGGCGGAACGGGGCTGTCCATCCAGCACGCCAAGCTCGCCGACCAAATCACCGCCAATCCGGACGGCTAGCAGCGCGTCACGAGTGTCCTGGGCGCGACCAGTGGCTTTGACTACGCCATCCAGGAGGACGAACACGAACGTCGGCTGATCGGTCTCGCGAAGGATGATCCGGCCGGAGCCGTACTGGACCATTCTGCCCAGCCTCAGCAGGAGGTCTCTGGAATCCGGATCGAGCCCACCGAGAAGGGTGTTGGCCGGCCACAGCCAGGTCCCCCGAGGTGCGCCGGCCGCGCGCGCCGTGCCGTCAGAGCCCATGGTTCTCCCTTCGGATCGCTGCCCATTGTGCTCCGGGTGTAGGGGCAACTACGACGGTCTGCACGAATCGCGCAGTAGATATCGCAAAACCCGTACTTCGACGGCTTGTCGAGCCCGGGGTCGCGCCATTTTCGTCGGCGGGCGGAGGAGAAGCCTCGGCACGGAATCGACAAGGAGGATTTGCGTGGAGGACGACTCCTCTGAGGAAGGGACGAGCCTTGGCGTCCGGCGGTTGTGCGTTGCTACCGCGGGTGGGGAGCCAAGGCTGCTTTCCTCGGCTGTGCACTCAGCCGCATTCGACCGCCTCTATGTGGCGGCCACCTCAGATGGCGAGATCGCCGTCGCGCCGCCGGGAATCGACGAGATCCACCTCATCAGGGACCTCGTTGCGGTCGTGTCCCAACGTTCGCTGGGGACGGGCGAACGGTTCCCGTTCATCCTGCTCGCCCTTGACCTCGGGATCGTGCGGATAGTCGGCGACGGATTCGGCGGCGCAGGCTTGTGCCGCGTGCGGAGCCTCGCGTCGAACCGCGGGGTGGCCAAGGCGGCGTCGGAGCTCACGCCCAGACACCGGCAGGGCGAATCGCAGCTCATGGTGGTCGTGCCGCCTAGCTTGCACATTGAACTCCTCGCCGACGGGTTGGCAGGAGCCTGGCACTACGTGCCGGACGCCGATGCCTGGCTGTGGCCGGCCGACCGAGCGTCGGAAGCCCTGTGGCACGACGAGCTGAAGCACCACGGTCACACCGGATAGGAGCGGAGGGCGCAAGACGATGGGCATCCTGGCCCGAGAACCACTGCTGTCGGCTTTGCCGCCGGCTGATCGCGCAGCCTTGCTCGCTGCGGGTGCTCACCGCCACTTCGGTGCGGCTGATCGCTTGATCCAGCAGGGTATGGCGGACGACTTCGTAATCGCGATCTCGGACGGTTGGGCCTCCGTCCGGGCGGACGCCGCCAACGGTCGCGCATTCCTGCTCGCACTCTGCGGGCCGGGCGACGTCGTGGGTGAGCTGAGCGTCCTGGACGGAGGTCCCCACAACGCGACGGTAACCGCGTTGACCGCGCTGGAGACACATGTCGTCTCCGGCGAGTCCTTCCGCAGGTTCCTCGCCAACCATGCCACGGCTGGCGTCGCCTTGCTGCACGGTATGGCTCTGCGCCTGCGAGCCATCGACGCGCACGGCCAAGACCTGGCCACACTCCCTGTGGCGCAGCGGCTGGCCCGACTGCTCATCACCCTCGATCAGGACGGACCACACCACCCGCCGGCCATAAGGCTGCCCCAGCAGGAACTCGCCGCGGCGATCGGTGCCACCAGGGAATCTGTTGCCAAGTGCCTGGCGGCCCTTCGGGCTCAGGGCGTGCTGGTCACTGCGGGCCGGCAGATCACCGTCGTAGACCGCCCTGCTCTGGCGGCAATCGCCGGAGTGTGAATTCGGCTACTGCGTCATTGCCACCGCGGCCACAGGATGTGGCCATCGGCTGACATCATCAGAGGTCTGACACAGGAGGGGACACCATGTCGGCACCTGCCAGTTCCGCTGCCACGGCTTTGCCGTCGGCTCCGCGGTATCTCGTCGACCAAGCAGAGAACGCGATCGACCGGGCCGACCGGAAGGCCGCCGCCCTCGGCGCCGCCTCGATCGCCCTGGTGACCCTTCTGGACTCCAGGGGAGCGGTACACCATGGCTCGCTCCACGCCGCCGCGGGCGCACTCGTCACCGCAGGCCGACTCAGCTGGGTGGCCGCAGTCCTGGCACTGGCCGCCGCGGTCCGGCCCCGATTGCGCTCCGCAGCACCCGGTACTCATCCGGTCTCCTTCTTCGATCTGCCGGAAGAGTACGACGCCGACCGACTGCGCTCCCTGGTGATGGCTGCGGCCGGAGACGGCGAGGACTGGCTGTTGGCTCAGGGCCATGTTCTCGGGCGGATCGCCGTGGCGAAGTTCCGGATGATCCAGATGGCAATGGCGTTGCTTGTGCTCAGTGCTCTGATGAACGCGCTCGGTTCAACCCTCTCATAGAGAAACCCCAAGCAAGGAGACGAAGGCCTTGTCCACTGAAGCACTGCATCACCTCGTGGTGGTCTACGACATCCAAGGCTCAGCAGGACTGACGAACCCGGAGAAGATCGTCGCACGAGACTTGCTGGACGACTGTTGCACCGCAGCGCTTGAGACGGCCGACATCCCGGCCGGCCAGGTGCGCGTAAAGGACCTTGGCGACGGCGCCATGCTCCAATTCGGCGCTGAGATCGCCAAATCCCGAGTGCTGGGGGCCTGGCTCGGCACATTCCACAGCCGGCTCCGTCGCGCGTACGAGCAAGCCGAGCGGCCCTTTCAGGTTCGGCTGGCCGCACATGCCGGCGAGCTGCACCCCAGCTTGAACGAGTACACGGGGGTTGCGCTGGACTTCACGGCGCGGCTGGCCGATGCGCCCGCCGCCAAGCGGGTTCTCGGCGCCACGCCTTCGGCCCCGCTGGCGGTGATCGTGTCCGAGGTCGTCTACGACCAAGTTGTCCGACACCGAGGCGGAGGCCTGGAGCCCGACGCGTTCTCGCGCATCAAGCTCCAGGTGAAGGAGACCGATACCACAGCCTGGCTGCACCTGCCCGGGTGGGCTCGAGTGCCGATGCCACAGGAAACTGGGACGGCCGAGGAGCACGCAGGCGGGGCGAAACCACGTGCCGCTGCCGACCATGCTCGCGACGGTGGCCGACGGCAGGACATCACGGTCTCGGGCGGAAGCGTCGGCGTCATCGGTGAGGCTACGGTGAACGGCCCCTTCAACGTCGGCGGCGGCTCACGATGAGCGACGAAGAGGAGGCACAGCAATCGCCTGGAGGGGCGGAGAAACCTGAGGGTCGCAGGGCCAGAGGCGACGCTGCAGGCAAAGCCGGCGATGACGCGGAACATGAGGAAGAACACGTAGAACTCACGCCGGAAGACAAAGTCCGTGCTGCCCGGTCCGACCCGCTCTTCGAGGCGCGCGGAGCCGCTGACGCCATCACGGCCAACCATGCCTTCGAGAGTTTCCAGCGCAGTGTCTCGGCGGCCGGCCCGGTCGGCGTAATAGGCGGCGCGACGATCTCCGGCGGCATGCATATATACGCTGCCCCGACATCGCGCCACCAGCCTGCTTCTGGCCCCGTCCGCGCTGACCATCTCGAACAGATCACGTCCTGGTATGCCGCCGCCCCCAACGATCCGGAGATACGCAGTATCTTGACTGACCGGCGTGTCGTGGTCGTCCGGGGCATGCGGGAAAGCGGACGCACGACCACCGCGCTGAAACTGCTCACCGAGATCACCTCAGGCCAGGTCTCGTGGCTCGCCGCTGACAGCTTGCCGAACGCCGGCGGCGACGGAATCGAGAGCGGGCACGGATATCTCGCCGAACTGCGAACCGCGGACCACGGACTCGACGAAGCCGCACTCGACAGGCTGTCCGAGACGATGCGCCAGAGGAAGGCCTACTGCATTCTTCTGCCGTCCGCCGGGACATCTGGCAACGGCACGGTGTACGTACACGATCACGTGGCTCCAGCCAAAGGCTCGGTCGTGACGGCACGCATCGAGGCGGCTTGGCGCCAGGTACGGGAAGATGAAGCCATATTCCGCGAGACCACGACAGTGTTGAGCCGGGACCCGGAGCTGTGGGGCTTACTCGGCGTCGATCCCGGCCCGGCCGAGGAGGCATGGCTGGCCGATGTGATCATCCGACTGGCGGACGGGGTGTGCGATTGGGAGCAGGCGCTGGCCTCCTGGAGCGACCTGATCGACAGGAGGATCGAGAGCTGGCTGGCGGATCTGCCCCAGGGGGTGGATCTGCACCGGAACCGCGCACCGATTGAGGAGTTCGCCTTCCGGGTCAGCCTGGCTGTGCTGAACGACTCGCCGGCCCATCTGGTCGCCGAGGCTGGGGAACTGCTGGCGTTCGAGCTCTTCACCACCGCGAATCCTCGTCTGGAACCGGGCCGGAACGTCTTCGCCCAGATCGACGAGCACCGGATGGCCGCCACCCGGGCCCGGCTGCGGGACGGCGTGCTGTGGTTCGGCGACGCCTCGGTGCCGGCCAAGCTCATGGCCTACCGCGACGACCGCCTGCCGGTACGGCTGCTCGCCGCAGTCTGGAGCGACCGGCCGAACCTGCGACGTCCCATCCTGTCCTGGCTCCAGAAGCTGAGCCAGGACCGACGCCCGGACGTCTGGATGCGCGCGGCCTTGGCGATCGGCCTGGTCACCAGCTGGGATTTCGCCTACTGCTACCACGAAGCGATCGCGGTGTGGTCCGATTCGGAGGACGTCAAGCAGCGCCTCGTCGCAGCGACCGCCCTCAACCAGGCCGCGCGGGACGAGAACACGCGGGCCGCGGTGAACACGGTCCTGCGGACATGGGCCCGTGCTGACAAGGCGGAGGCGATGTGGACCGCCGCGGTAGCCCTCGGCTACGGCACGTCGGACGTGGCGTCCGTACTGCGTCTGGTTTGCCGGATCGGGGTCTGGAATGACGGGGAACTCGTACTGATCGCCAGCCAGTCGGTCGCTGATCTATTTGTCCGTGGCTGGTTCGCGGAGGTCGTGTCCGCGGTGGACGGCTGGATCGGCGATCGGCGGATCGGCGCACGGTTCTTGGGCCTGCTGGCGATACTCCGCCTCGGCGACCTGCGAGTTCGTCAGGTCCCGACCGTCGAGGATCTTCCAGTGCCGGCGGCGGCTCGCGCGATGCTGGCCGACCCGTCCCGGGCCGACTGGCCGTTGCTCGTGGCCCTCGCGAGTGTCGACGGCGAGCTGGGACGTCGGTTGGTCGAGTGCGTGTGGCAGGCGTTGTCGTCGACGCTTGTCTCCAAGTCAATGCGGGACGAGATCGGGGACTGGATCCGGGCCGCCGAGAAATCCGCCGAACTGCTCGCACCGCTGCGCGCGTTCCTCCAAGCCCTGATCGATGACCAGGACGACGCCGCCAGGCTCCTCGACCTGGTCGACACGCTCGTCGAGAACCTCGACGAGCCGCTGGCGGCGCCCATCGCGCAGGCCATGCGCACCGCGGTACACGACACAGCGATGAAACAGCGAGGATGAAACGTGAACTACGTCCGCAACGACTTCAGCCCAATCTTGGCACTGCGCCAGTACCTGGGTAGTCGGGCTGAGCCGGTCACCGCGCACATTGCGCACGTTCTGGTGACTACACGTGGGGAGCACCGGATCGTCTGGCCTCACGACCGGGCAAACTCGGTGGTATGGCAGCACACGAGATCCACCAGCCTGTTCCGTGGCCGGGTGAAGTCCGTTTACGACATCGATCTCGGCGTGCGCCACCTGGAATTCGAAGTGGATCTGCCGGGGAAGGATGACAGCTTCGCCTTCCGCGCCACGGTGACGGTCGAGTGGCGGGTTCTGGATCCCTCTCTCGTCGTCCGCAACCAACTCCAGGACATCCGTCCGCTGATCCAGCCCGCAATCACCGAAGAGATGCGACGCATCGCCCGCGAGTTCGACGTGGACCAGTCCGCCGGCGCCGAGGCCACGATCAACGATCGACTGGTCGGCGAGACGCTGGACTTCAACGACCCCGACCAGTTGGCCGCCGCGTTGGCGCGGTCCGGCAGCACAAGACACATCGGCCGGGAGTACGGGCTGTGGACCAGGACGATCGTCTCGGTGCTGCCGGACAAGTCCCGCCTCACGCAGGCCGAGGAGGTACGGGACCTGCGTCACCAGATCGAGGCCGAGCGCCTGCGGCAGGAGCTGCGGATGCTTCAGGAGGCCAACAAGAACGCAGTCCTGACACAGCGGATGGCGTTCTATCGCGAAGCCTTCGCCGCAGGCGATATCGACCGTGCGGTGCTCCAGGTGGCGCAGAACCCGGAAGAACTGACCGCGGTAGCGAACGTCGTGCGCCAGCAGGAAATGGCTGGGCAGCGCCTGACCATCGAGTTCGTCAACAAACTCCTGGAAGAGGGCGCGATCGAACGTTGGCAGATCTCCGATCAGGCCAAAGCAGCGCTGGACTGGCTTCAGCAGTCCACAAACGCAGTTTTCACACCCCAGGCCGCGAGCCAGACAGTGGAACACGTCGTCGCCCAGGGCAAGCGGGCACGCAAGACTCCCATTCCCACGCTGGACGGGCAGCCTCAGTCGGACAATGCGATCCTGTCCGACGCGACGCCGTCGGGCGCGGGTGACTGACAGCGTGCCCGTTGACGCGGCAATAGCGCGCCCCAGGAAGGTTCTGGTTCTGGGGCGCGCTAAGAGCGTACGCGGGCTGGTAGGCGGCCTGCGGCGTCAGACAACTTCGATATCTGAGATCTGGCCAGAGGTAGCCGCTGATGGCGACTGTAGGCCGGGATCCGAAGGCGCCGACTGCGGGGCGATCAAAGAGCAGCGCAAGCCTGCGCTCGCGGTCTTCG of Catenulispora sp. MAP5-51 contains these proteins:
- a CDS encoding Crp/Fnr family transcriptional regulator — translated: MGSDGTARAAGAPRGTWLWPANTLLGGLDPDSRDLLLRLGRMVQYGSGRIILRETDQPTFVFVLLDGVVKATGRAQDTRDALLAVRIGGDLVGELGVLDGQPRSATVTSCGVVVGRVVTRNDFLACLRENPRVAESVQRSVVGKLRSANSRRIDFAGSDAPTRVARVLYDLATTYGTREGDGAFVAWPLTQPELATLIGAAEPTVHKALRDLREAGVIATGYRRLRINDLDKLRKLAFS
- a CDS encoding Crp/Fnr family transcriptional regulator, with amino-acid sequence MGILAREPLLSALPPADRAALLAAGAHRHFGAADRLIQQGMADDFVIAISDGWASVRADAANGRAFLLALCGPGDVVGELSVLDGGPHNATVTALTALETHVVSGESFRRFLANHATAGVALLHGMALRLRAIDAHGQDLATLPVAQRLARLLITLDQDGPHHPPAIRLPQQELAAAIGATRESVAKCLAALRAQGVLVTAGRQITVVDRPALAAIAGV
- a CDS encoding Pycsar system effector family protein; the encoded protein is MSAPASSAATALPSAPRYLVDQAENAIDRADRKAAALGAASIALVTLLDSRGAVHHGSLHAAAGALVTAGRLSWVAAVLALAAAVRPRLRSAAPGTHPVSFFDLPEEYDADRLRSLVMAAAGDGEDWLLAQGHVLGRIAVAKFRMIQMAMALLVLSALMNALGSTLS
- a CDS encoding SPFH domain-containing protein, yielding MNYVRNDFSPILALRQYLGSRAEPVTAHIAHVLVTTRGEHRIVWPHDRANSVVWQHTRSTSLFRGRVKSVYDIDLGVRHLEFEVDLPGKDDSFAFRATVTVEWRVLDPSLVVRNQLQDIRPLIQPAITEEMRRIAREFDVDQSAGAEATINDRLVGETLDFNDPDQLAAALARSGSTRHIGREYGLWTRTIVSVLPDKSRLTQAEEVRDLRHQIEAERLRQELRMLQEANKNAVLTQRMAFYREAFAAGDIDRAVLQVAQNPEELTAVANVVRQQEMAGQRLTIEFVNKLLEEGAIERWQISDQAKAALDWLQQSTNAVFTPQAASQTVEHVVAQGKRARKTPIPTLDGQPQSDNAILSDATPSGAGD